A single window of Rhodamnia argentea isolate NSW1041297 chromosome 5, ASM2092103v1, whole genome shotgun sequence DNA harbors:
- the LOC115746658 gene encoding soluble inorganic pyrophosphatase 6, chloroplastic — protein MATARVIPAAATSATSCLLARTPFSLRRTAVNAGGLCFFRRAGAEPSSSSRRLFTCRAIQKPQVQVKEEGKPETLDYRVFLVDDSGKKVSPWHDIPLQLGHGVFNFVVEIPKESSAKMEVATDEPFTPIKQDTKKGNLRYYPYNIHWNYGLLPQTWEDPSFANSEVEGAFGDNDPVDVVEIGESRRQIGEILKVKPLAALAMIDEGELDWKVIAISLDDPKASLVNDIDDVEKHFPGTLTAIRDWFRDYKIPDGKPANKFGLGNKPADKAYALKVITETNESWAKLVKRSIPSGELSLL, from the exons ATGGCGACCGCGAGAGTCATCCCGGCCGCGGCGACGAGCGCCACCTCTTGCCTGCTCGCCAGGACGCCGTTCTCGCTCCGGCGGACGGCTGTGAACGCCGGCGGGCTGTGCTTCTTCAGGAGGGCCGGGGCCGAGCCGTCGTCGTCCTCCAGGAGGTTGTTCACTTGCAGAGCTATCCAGAAGCCTCAGGTCCAGGTCAAAGAGGAGGGCAAGCCCGAGACGCTCGATTACAGGGTCTTCCTCGTCGACGATTCCGGCAAGAAG GTTTCCCCATGGCATGATATACCATTGCAACTAGGCCATGGTGTTTTCAACTTTGTAGTTGAAATACCTAAGGAGTCAAGTGCAAAGATGGAAGTTGCTACGGACGAGCCATTCACTCCCATCAAGCAGGATACTAAGAAGGGCAATCTTCGATATTATCC CTACAATATCCACTGGAATTATGGATTACTTCCACAAACATGGGAAGACCCATCTTTTGCAAACTCTGAAGTTGAAGGGGCATTTGGCGATAATGATCCAG TTGATGTTGTTGAGATTGGTGAAAGTCGGAGACAGATTGGTGAGATTCTTAAGGTCAAGCCCTTGGCTGCATTAGCTATGATTGATGAGGGGGAACTTGACTGGAAAGTAATAGCAATTTCACTGGATGATCCTAAAGCTTCCCTTGTAAATGATATAGATGATGTTGAGAAGCATTTCCCG GGTACTCTAACTGCAATCAGGGACTGGTTTCGTGACTACAAAATTCCTGACGGAAAACCAGCCAATAAGTTTGGTCTTGGAAACAAGCCAGCTGACAAG GCTTATGCTCTGAAGGTTATCACTGAGACAAATGAATCTTGGGCCAAACTCGTGAAGAGATCAATTCCTTCGGGTGAATTATCTCTTTTGTAA
- the LOC115746653 gene encoding serine carboxypeptidase-like 18, translating to MARQKAMLNSRSQGVEQKWVCILLVLMSASAASSQHIVETLPGFPGRLPFKLETGYISVGEIEFFYYFVQSTGNPRADPLILFMNGGPGCSGLNAFLYQIGPLKFNVTDYTGGLPSLLYEPDAWTETANIIFIDAPVGAGFSYATSTSSTIPTDTLNSAQMQAFLRNWLVAHPSFETNPVFVGSDSYAGLYPPMVAMAILQGNEAGLKPYVHLKGMILSCPHTNTDLETNARIPFAHRLALISDALYKSLEVNCGGNFVDSTNANCTKDLATYNKLIELINETNVLDPVCTFISPKSKEAFKLATPNQEEHRRSLQDSSKDYLVSLRRPRDLWCKYFDYLLVDMWGNYPGVQEALHVRAGTVSEFFRCNISLAYSEDITNVLDYHKNLTRLGMQVLVFSGDHDMLMPHNGIEKWIKWLDLTVDTDWRPWFVDGQVAGYTRKYQEGAYRLTYATLKGAGHSPPEYKRRECYKMFRRWIHYYPL from the exons atgGCAAGGCAAAAGGCAATGTTGAATTCAAGAAGCCAAGGTGTGGAGCAGAAATGGGTGTGCATTCTGCTTGTGCTGATGTCTGCTTCAGCTGCTTCATCTCAGCACATAGTGGAGACACTTCCTGGGTTTCCTGGTAGACTTCCTTTCAAGCTTGAAACCGG GTACATAAGTGTAGGCGAGATCGAGTTCTTCTACTACTTTGTGCAGTCTACGGGGAATCCTAGAGCTGATCCTCTTATCCTTTTCATGAACGGAGGTCCTGGGTGTTCGGGTTTGAATGCCTTCTTGTACCAGATCG GTCCGCTTAAATTCAACGTCACCGATTACACCGGGGGTTTGCCGTCATTACTCTACGAGCCAGATGCGTGGACTGAG ACAGCCAACATTATATTCATTGATGCACCAGTCGGCGCGGGTTTCTCCTATGCGACATCCACGTCGAGTACAATTCCCACAGACACATTGAATTCTGCACAGATGCAGGCCTTCTTGAGAAAT TGGTTGGTAGCTCATCCAAGTTTCGAAACCAATCCGGTGTTTGTTGGTAGCGATTCTTATGCCGGTTTATATCCTCCAATGGTTGCTATGGCGATTCTACAAG GGAATGAAGCTGGACTTAAACCATATGTCCACCTCAAG GGGATGATACTATCATGTCCCCACACGAACACCGATCTTGAAACAAACGCAAGAATTCCGTTTGCACATAGGTTGGCCCTCATTTCAGATGCACTTTATAAG TCTTTAGAAGTAAATTGTGGTGGGAATTTTGTGGATTCGACAAACGCGAACTGCACAAAGGATCTAGCAACGTACAACAAG CTAATTGAATTGATCAACGAAACAAATGTTCTTGACCCTGTTTGTACTTTCATTTCACCAAAATCGAAAGAAGCTTTCAAATTGGCAACACCAAACCAAGAGGAGCACAGGAGGTCCCTCCAAGATTCCAGCAAGGATTATCTCGTGTCCCTACGGAGACCTCGCGATCTTTGGtgcaag TATTTCGATTATCTACTTGTCGATATGTGGGGTAATTATCCAGGCGTACAAGAAGCTCTTCATGTTCGAGCT GGAACTGTCAGCGAATTTTTCAGGTGTAACATTTCCTTAGCCTACAGTGAAGATATCACCAATGTTCTCGATTATCATAAGAATCTCACCCGTCTGGGCATGCAAGTTCTAGTTTTCAG TGGTGATCACGACATGCTTATGCCGCATAACGGTATCGAGAAGTGGATAAAATGGCTTGATTTGACAGTGGATACAGATTGGAGACCGTGGTTTGTAGATGGCCAAGTTGCTGG GTACACGAGGAAGTATCAAGAGGGCGCATATCGATTGACTTATGCAACATTAAAG GGAGCTGGTCACTCGCCTCCAGAATACAAACGCAGAGAATGCTACAAGATGTTTCGTAGGTGGATTCATTACTATCCTCTGTAG